One stretch of Euphorbia lathyris chromosome 7, ddEupLath1.1, whole genome shotgun sequence DNA includes these proteins:
- the LOC136235048 gene encoding protein DEFECTIVE IN MERISTEM SILENCING 3-like yields MEEEASIIPSNEMQNGGSMQAQSVIYNSKKFQDDLHTAGIQIKQHEDNLKFLKSQRNKLEDSILDLQVYLYNYHSARPPSGESESHSSNQSEEETVKQILQHETFAAGILCQLRTRHGTHAPQLGFTKDVLGIVATLGKVDDDNLSRLLSEYLGVETMLGIVCKTYEGVQALETYDKEGHINSDSGIRGFGTTIGRTLDGRFLIICLENLRSYCGEFVDDDPQRRLDLLQPKLPNGECPPGFIGFAVNMIHVDYMNLLYVSDVYGLRETLFYSLFSRLQVYKSREEMLLALPLISDGAISLDGGIIKPNGFFSLGNRTDVDVRFPKPSISANPPDSYMETENQLKQKTWEKEKLTEDLKREQMLLNSARFNFERKKEEFVKFLSETSANTAQMQGGQDRFNPR; encoded by the exons ATGGAAGAAGAAGCTAGTATTATCCCAAGTAATGAAATGCAAAATGGTGGTTCTATGCAAGCCCAATCCGTCATATACAATTCTAAG AAATTTCAAGATGATCTACACACAGCGGGAATCCAAATCAAGCAGCATGAGGATAACTTGAAATTCTTGAAAAGTCAACGAAACAAATTAGAAGACTCAATACTTGATCTGCAAG TTTATCTGTATAATTATCACTCCGCAAGACCTCCTAGTGGTGAAAGTGAAAGCCATTCCTCCAATCAGAGTGAGGAAGAAACGGTAAAGCAGATTCTGCAGCATGAAACTTTTGCTGCAGGCATTCTGTGTCAGCTGAGAACGCGCCATGGTACTCATGCACCTCAACTCGGATTCACTAAGGATGTACTTGGTATTGTTGCTACTTTGGGCAAGGTGGATGATGATAATCTTAGCAG GCTTCTTTCAGAGTACTTAGGAGTAGAGACAATGCTAGGAATTGTTTGCAAGACTTACGAAGGTGTTCAAGCTCTTGAAACTTATGACAAGGAAGGCCATATAAATAGTGATTCTGGAATTCGAGGCTTTGGTACTACTATCGGACGGACTCTAGATGGTcgatttcttatcatttgtctCGAAAATTTAAG ATCTTACTGTGGTGAATTTGTGGATGATGACCCTCAAAGAAGGCTTGATCTTCTACAGCCAAAATTGCCTAATGGCGAGTGCCCACCTGGATTTATTGGTTTCGCTGTTAACATGATCCATGTGGATTACATGAATTTGTTGTATGTATCCGATGTTTATGGCCTCAGAGAGACTCTATTTTACAGCCTCTTTTCTCGCCTGCAAGTTTACAAAAGTAGGGAGGAGATGCTACTTGCTCTTCCACTTATAAGTGATGGAGCAATTTCACTGGATGGAGGAATTATTAAGCCTAATGGTTTCTTTTCCTTGGGGAATCG GACTGATGTTGATGTAAGATTTCCAAAACCTTCCATATCAGCAAATCCACCTGATAGCTACATGGAAACTGAGAATCAACTCAAACAGAAGACATGGGAAAAGGAGAAGTTGACAGAGGATTTAAAGCGAGAGCAAATGCTGTTGAATTCTGCAAGATTCAATTTTGAGAGAAAGAAGGAAGAGTTTGTTAAGTTTCTCTCAGAAACCTCTGCAAACACAGCTCAG ATGCAGGGAGGACAGGATAGGTTCAACCCTAGATGA